In Diaphorobacter ruginosibacter, the genomic stretch TGCCCCAGGTTGGACAGCGCCAGCCAGCCGGAGGTGGAGAACTCGCCAAGGAACAGCGAGATCATCACCAGCACCGCGCCGCCGGTGGTCATCCAGAAGCTGAAGTTGTTGAGGAACGGGAACGACACGTCGCGCGCACCGATCTGCAGCGGCACCAGATAGTTCATCAGGCCCGTCACGAAAGGCATCGCCACGAAGAAGATCATGATCACGCCGTGGGCAGTGAAGATCTGGTCGTAGTGGTGCGGAGGGAGGTAGCCCATGTTCTCGCCGAAGGCCATGGACTGCTGCAGGCGCATCATCACCGCATCGGCGAAACCGCGCAGGAGCATGACCAGACCGAGGATCATGTACATGATGCCGATCTTCTTGTGGTCGATGGAGCAGATCCAGTCCTTCCAGAGCGGACCCCAGAGGCGGAATTTGGTGAGGCCGGCCAGCACGACGAGGCCGCCGAGCACCACGGCGATGAAGGTGTAGAGCACGATGGGCTCGTGCGTCATGGGAATCTGGTCCCATGTGATGCGACCGAGCAGCCAGTGCGCGGGGGTGGTTGATTGTTCAGACACCATGTTGAGTCTTCTCTCTAACTTCTCTTCGTTACTGCACGGCAGCAGCAGCTTGGGTGCGCTGCGAATCCAGCAGTGCAACGACGCTGTCGGCGTTCTGAACCGTGCACACGTCCTGTGGCAGGTTCAGGCCGGCAGCCTTGAGGTAGGCTTCGCCACCTGCGGCGTCGATGGCCATCATGTGGTGCATGCACATCTTGCCTTCTTCGACGCAGCGATTGAGCACCTTGTTGTACAGGCCCTCATCCACGGCCGAGAAGCGCTCGACGGGGTTGCGTTCGCTGGGCTTGGCCAGGTTCAGGTAGGTCGCGGAGTCCAGCGGCTTGCCTTCGGTCTTCGCCTTCGCGATCCACTTGCCGAAGTCCTCGTCGGAGAGGCCCTTGAACTTGAATGTCATGCCGGCAAAGCCCGCGCCGCTGTAGTGCGAGGACATGCCCTTGAATTCGCCTTCCTTGTTGATCACGGCGTTCAGCTCGGTCTGCATGCCGGGCATCGTGTAGATCATGCCGGCCAGATCGGGAACGTAGAACGCGTTCATGGTGTTGGAGGAGGTCAGCTTGAAGAGGATCGGGCGATCCACCGGCGCAGCCACTTCGTTCACCGTCGCAATGCCTTGCTCGGGATAGAAGAACAGCCACTTCCAGTCCAGGGAAACCACCTGGATCTCGAGCGGCTTGACGTTCGGGTCGAGTGCCTTGGTCTCGGAGATGCGATCCAGCGGACGATACGGATCGAGCTTATGGGTGCTGATCCAGGTCAGCGCACCCAGCGCGATGATGATGAGCAGCGGAACGGTCCAGATCACCAGTTCGAGGCTGGTCGAATGGTGCCATTCGGGTTCATAGCGGGCTTCCGTGTTGGACTGGCGGTATTTCCAGGCGAACAACAGAGTCAGAAAGATCACAGGGACGATGATGATGAGCATCAGCAGGGTTGCTGTGATCACCAGTTGCCCCTGTTGCGCTGCGATATCGCCAGCAGGATTGAGCACGACAGCCTTGCTGCAGCCCGTGAGAAGGGCTGTCAAAGCTGCCGCACCCAGCCATGCCGGGATGCGGGTTTCCTTGGTTTTAGACATGCTTGGAATGGACAAAAGCGCGCCATCAGGGTTAGTCCCCTGAGTGTTAACGCGGATTACTGGACATCCGTGACTGTAAACCGGTTACCAAATATATCGATGGGGCATTTTGTCCAACATCAAGTGGGACAAGGACTTACATGCGTTTTGTCACCTCAAAATAGACAAAGGCTGACAAACATCTAGGGTTTTCCCTTCAAAAATGTCGGTGTTTGCGTACTTGTGGCGACCAAAACCCAGGTGTAGAACGTCGAACAGGTTCACGAAAAGTCGGCGGGCACGAGCGCCGACCCCCGTGGACCTTCACCGAAAGTCAGGCCTTTGGAGAAGGAGCATTTAGATGAGCAGCGGTTCCGTAGCATTTCCCGTGCCTCGCAATGAAGACGCCAACTCTCTTTCGCGTGCCCACACGGATGAGGACGTCACCCCTAATGAAATCGCCGTCGGCGTGATCATTGGCCGGTCGTCCGAGTATTTCGATTTTTTCGTATTCGGTATCGCCTGCGTACTGGTCTTTCCGTTCACCCTGTTCCCCTTCATGTCGCGCCTGGACGGCACGCTGATGGCCTTCGCCATCTTCGCGCTGGCCTTCGTGGCGCGGCCTGTGGGCACGGCCATCGGCATGGCGGTGCAGCGGCGCTGGGGGCGCGGCACCAAGCTCACGCTTGCCATGTTCACGCTGGGCGTGTGCACGGTGGGCATGGCCTTCCTGCCGACCTACCACTCGGTGGGCTCCTCCGCAATCGTCGTGCTGATCGCACTGCGCATCGGCCAGGGGCTGGCGCTGGGCGGATCATGGGACGGACTGCCTTCGCTGCTCGCGATGGGTGTGCCCCGGGACAAGCGCGGCTGGTACGCGATGATCGGCCAGCTCGGCGCGCCGCTGGGCTTCATCATCGCCGCCGCGCTGTTCGCCTATCTGTACAGCAGCCTGCCGGTGAGCGAGTTCCTGGATTGGGGCTGGCGCTATCCTTTCTTCGTCGCCTTTGCGATCAACGTCGTGGCCCTGTTTGCCCGCCTGCGACTGGTGGTGGGGCAGTCCTATGCCGATGCACTGCAGGCCAGCGAGCTGGAGCCCGTCAGCGTGACCGAGGTGATGAGCGGCCAGGGCCGCAACGTGCTGCTGGGCGCCTTCGCCGCCCTGTCCAGCCTGGCGCTGTTCCATCTGGTGACCGTGTTCCCGCTGTCGTGGATCTCGATGTACTCCCAGCAATCCGTGGTGGACGTGCTGGAGGTGCAGATCATGGGCGCGATCCTTGCCGCTGGCGCGATCGTGATCTCGGGCGTGATTGCCGACAAGATGGGCCGCCGCAACCTGCTGGGCACCATGGCGGTGATGATCGGCCTGTATGCGCTGATTGCACCGTGGATGCTCAAGGGCGGCGCAGTGGGCAACAACGCGTTCATCCTGATCGGCTTCATCCTGCTGGGCCTGTCCTATGGCCAATCCTCGGGTACGGTGACCAACAACTTCACCAGTGACTTCCGCTATACGGGTGCTGCGCTGTCCACCGATCTGGCATGGTTGATCGGCGCTGCCTTCGCACCGCTGGTTGCCCTGGGTCTCTCGGCCAAGTGGGGGCTGGGGGCGGTCTCGCTCTACCTGCTGTCCGCTGTGGTGTGCACGTTGCTGGCGTTGCGTATCAATCGGGTGCTGGAGCAGCGTGACAATTGAAGGGTGAAGGGGGCTGCCTTGGGCGGTTCCTTCTCATTTACGGAAGCCGGGCTGGTCCCGGCTTTTTCTTTCTTCTTGGAGTTCGGGGCTTATCGGGTTTCTGCTTTCTGGTTTTTAGGGCGGAGGCCGGGACTGCCCCGCCGGGGGCACTCCCGGCCTCCGCCCTGAAACAAGAAAACAGGAACTCAACAAGATAAGAGCCCCCGCAATCCCGTCCCGATAGGGTTCGGCTTCACACCGCGATCAGCCAGCCCATCAGTCGTTAGGCCTGAAACCGATCGTCAACGACGGCGGCACCCGACCATCGACGTCCTTGGGCAGAGTGTCGGTCTTCTCGAGTGCGCGCAGCACGGCCTGGTCCCAGGCAGCATTGCCGCTCGACTTGGTGATGCGCGTGCCCACGATGGTGCCATCGGGAGACGTGCGAACCTCGACCTCGGCGCGCGGGTTGCCCGGGATGTTCTCCGAGAAGGTGATGTTGGGCTTGACCTTGGCAGCGACCTTGCCCGCGTAGCCACCCGACGGGCCGGAGCTGTGCGTTGCCGTGCCTGTTGCGGTGGCGCCGCCGGTCGCTCCCGCCATGCCGGTCATGCGGCGCAGGTTCTCCTGGCGTTGTGCCTCGGCCGCCTTGGCTGCAGCGGCTTCCGAGGCCTTGGCGGCATCGGCCTTGCGCTTGTCCTCGGCGGCCTTCTTGCGGTCGGCCTCGGCCTTGGCGGCCTTGTCCTTCTTTTCCTGCTCCGCCTTTTCCTTCTTTTCCTTCTCGAGCTGTTCCTTGCGCTCCTTCTCGCGCTCGGCTTTCTCCGCCTTTTCCTTTTCGGCCTTGTCCTTCTTCTGCTGCTCCAGCTTTTCCTTGCGCTCTTCCTCGGCCTTTTCCTTGCGTTCCTTCTCCTTGCGCTCTTTCTCTTCCTGCTGTTTCTGCAGGGCCTTCTCGGCTTCCTTGCGCTTTTTTTCTTTTTCCAGAGCGATATCGGCGGCGCGCGTGTCCTGCACCGTCGGCTTCGGTGCGGGGGCGGGCGGCGGCGGTGGGGGCGGAGGGGCCTTCACGGGCTCGGGCGGCGGGGCGGGCGTCGGCCTGGGTTCAGGCGTGGGGGGTGGAGGGGGCGGTGCTGCCGCGCGAGGGGCCGCCTGCTGCGGCAGGGCAGACCAGAGTTCAGCCTCGACAGCGGGGGCGTCGGAACTCTTCTTCCAGTTCAGTCCCCAGAACAGCGCACCGACCAAAGCGGCGTGCGCGAGTACGGCGAGCGAAATCGCACGCCGACGTCCGGGTGGACGGGGCGGGGCAAACTGGTCGCGATCGTTGGTTGCTTGCATTCAGCTCTTGGAGGATTCCGGCCTTCTTGAGGTCAGCCGCCTGTGGATTTCACGATGAGGCCGACACGCTGCACACCGGCACGGTTGAGCGCATCCATGGCCTTGACGACCGACTCATAGGGGACGGTCTTGTCGGCGGCGATCATCACGGGCGTGTCTTCAGGCTGATCCTTCTGCCAGTTGCGGGCGGCAGTGCCGAGCGTCTGGAGCGAGACAGTGCGTTCGTTGCCATCAGTTTTGAGCTGGATGGATCCGTCTTTTTCGATGATCACCTGACCAAACGTCTTGGGGGTCTTGTCGCCCTTCCCGACGGATGGAACATTGACGGCGCTTGGCGTCATCATCGGCGCGGTCACCATGAAGATGATGAGCAGCACCAGCATCACGTCGATGAACGGAACCATGTTGATCTCGTTCATTGAGCGGCGCCGGGATCCGCTGCGGGAGGCCATTGCGGGCATGTGCGGACTCCTCGGGTTTCAGTGGTTCGAGGCGGAGCCGGTCTGGCCGCCCAGGTTGCGCTGGAGAATGTTGGAGAACTCCTCGATGAAGGTCTCCTGGTGGGTGGCGATGCGGTCGATGTCGCGTGCGAATCGGTTGTAGGCGATCACCGCCGGAATGGCCGCGAACAGGCCGATGGCGGTCGCCACCAGTGCCTCGGCAATGCCGGGCGCCACGGTGGCGAGCGTGATCTGCTCCATGCCGGCGAAGCCCGTGAATGCGTGCATGATGCCCCACACGGTGCCGAACAGGCCGACGTACGGGCTCACCGAGGCCACCGAGCCCAGGAACGAAAGACTCGACTCGACCACGTCCATCTCGCGCTGGAAGCTCGCGCGCATGGCGCGGCGGGCGCCGTCGAGCAGCGTGCCCGGATCGCTGATGCGGCGCTCGCGCAGCTTCTGGTATTCGCGCATGCCGCTGGCGAAGATGCGTTCCATCGGGCCGGCCTGCTTGGCGTTCTGGGCGGCGCTGGCGTAGAGATCATTGAGCGAGTTGCCGGACCAGAAATCGCGCTCGAATTCATCGTTGAGCGACTTCACGCGCTTGAGCGCGGTGATCTTGCGGAAGATGGCGGCCCAGCTGGCGACGGATACGCCGAGCAGCAGCAGCATGACGAGTTGAACCACCCAGCTGGCATTGAGCACCAGGCTCGCGATGGACATGTCTTGATTCATGATGAGAGTTGTTCCAAAAGATTGCCAGGAATTCGCGAAGGACGCATGGTGGCTGCATCCACCCAGCCGATGCGGATGGTGGCTTCACACAGCAGGGAGGGAGGGGTTGCCTGATTCATCTGCGCTGGCTTGAGAAGCGCCTTCTGTCCTATTGTTAACGATGCTCTGCCCATTTCGCTGACAGCGGCAGTAACAATCAGTTCATCATCGAGCCGGGCCGGGCGGTGGTACCGCAGGTCGGCACCGGTTACGACAAACATTCCGCCCGTTTGTTCCCGCATGGTGTGCTGCTGGAATCCCTTGGAGCGCAACCACTCGGTGCGGGCGCGTTCGAAGAACTTCAAGTAGTTGGCGTAGAACACGATGCCGCCTGCATCAGTGTCCTCCCAATAAATCCTGACGGGCCATTCGAATGCCATGTGTTGACCTTGTTTATGAATTCGGTGGACCGGGCCTCGCCCGACTCAGCCGATCAGTTGCTGCAGTCGCCGGATCGACTCCTGCAGTTGCGTCATCGAATTGGCGGTCGAGAAACGGACGAAGCGGCCGGTGTCGGCCGTGCCGAAGTCCCGCCCCGGCGTGATGGCCAGGTGCGCACGCTTCATCAGCTCGAACGCGAAGTCCCAGCTGCCGCTCACGCCCAGTTTCTGTGCAGCCTGCGTGCAGTCGGCCCATGCGTAGAACGCACCATCGGGCATCACGGGCACCGACAGGCCCAGCGCGTCGAGGGCCGGGATGAAGTAGTCGCGGCGCGCCTTGAACTGCGCGCGGCGGCGCTCGTATTCGGCGATGCTGTCCTCCTCGAAGCAGGCGAGTGCCGCATGCTGGGAGATCGTGCTCGCACAGATGAACAGGTTCTGTGCCAGGCGCTCGACGACGGGCACCATGGCCTCGGGAACGACCATCCATCCCAGGCGCCAGCCCGTCATGTTGAAGTATTTGCTGAAGCTGTTGATGCTGATGATGTCGTCATCGATCGCCAGCGCCGACTGGCCGAAGGTCTCGTCGTAGGACAGGCCGAGGTAGATCTCGTCGATGATGGTGATGCCGCCGCGCTGCTTGACCACCTTGTGGATCTTGCGCAGCTCATCGGGTGCAATCGACGTGCCGGTGGGGTTGGAGGGCGACGCGAGCAGCACGCCGCGTGTCTTGGCACCCCAGGCCGCCTCGACCTTGTCGGCGCTCAGCTGATAGCGCTCTTCAGCGGTGGTGGGAATCAGCACGGCCGTACCCTCGGCCGCGCTCACGAAGTGGCGGTTGCAGGGATAGCTCGGGTCGGGCATCAGGATCTCGTCGCCATGCTCGATGAGCGCGAGGCAGGCGAGCTGCAGTGCGGCGGAGGCACCGGCGGTGACGACGATGCGATTCGGCGCAACGTTCACGCCGAATCGGTCCAGGTACCACTGGCTGATCTTCTCGCGCAGCGCTTCGAGGCCCAGTGCGTTGGTGTACTGCGTGATGCCGGATCGCACGGCGCGGTCCGCGGCTTCCTGCACCAGTGGCGGTGCGGTGAAATCGGGCTCGCCGATGTTCAGGAAGATCATCGGATGGTCCGTGCCGGCGACTTCGCGGCCGA encodes the following:
- a CDS encoding ExbD/TolR family protein — translated: MPAMASRSGSRRRSMNEINMVPFIDVMLVLLIIFMVTAPMMTPSAVNVPSVGKGDKTPKTFGQVIIEKDGSIQLKTDGNERTVSLQTLGTAARNWQKDQPEDTPVMIAADKTVPYESVVKAMDALNRAGVQRVGLIVKSTGG
- the tolQ gene encoding protein TolQ, coding for MMNQDMSIASLVLNASWVVQLVMLLLLGVSVASWAAIFRKITALKRVKSLNDEFERDFWSGNSLNDLYASAAQNAKQAGPMERIFASGMREYQKLRERRISDPGTLLDGARRAMRASFQREMDVVESSLSFLGSVASVSPYVGLFGTVWGIMHAFTGFAGMEQITLATVAPGIAEALVATAIGLFAAIPAVIAYNRFARDIDRIATHQETFIEEFSNILQRNLGGQTGSASNH
- the tolA gene encoding cell envelope integrity protein TolA; translated protein: MQATNDRDQFAPPRPPGRRRAISLAVLAHAALVGALFWGLNWKKSSDAPAVEAELWSALPQQAAPRAAAPPPPPPTPEPRPTPAPPPEPVKAPPPPPPPPAPAPKPTVQDTRAADIALEKEKKRKEAEKALQKQQEEKERKEKERKEKAEEERKEKLEQQKKDKAEKEKAEKAEREKERKEQLEKEKKEKAEQEKKDKAAKAEADRKKAAEDKRKADAAKASEAAAAKAAEAQRQENLRRMTGMAGATGGATATGTATHSSGPSGGYAGKVAAKVKPNITFSENIPGNPRAEVEVRTSPDGTIVGTRITKSSGNAAWDQAVLRALEKTDTLPKDVDGRVPPSLTIGFRPND
- the ybgC gene encoding tol-pal system-associated acyl-CoA thioesterase, with translation MAFEWPVRIYWEDTDAGGIVFYANYLKFFERARTEWLRSKGFQQHTMREQTGGMFVVTGADLRYHRPARLDDELIVTAAVSEMGRASLTIGQKALLKPAQMNQATPPSLLCEATIRIGWVDAATMRPSRIPGNLLEQLSS
- a CDS encoding pyridoxal phosphate-dependent aminotransferase, with amino-acid sequence MKFSSRAERIEPFYVMEVAKAAQALGREVAGTDHPMIFLNIGEPDFTAPPLVQEAADRAVRSGITQYTNALGLEALREKISQWYLDRFGVNVAPNRIVVTAGASAALQLACLALIEHGDEILMPDPSYPCNRHFVSAAEGTAVLIPTTAEERYQLSADKVEAAWGAKTRGVLLASPSNPTGTSIAPDELRKIHKVVKQRGGITIIDEIYLGLSYDETFGQSALAIDDDIISINSFSKYFNMTGWRLGWMVVPEAMVPVVERLAQNLFICASTISQHAALACFEEDSIAEYERRRAQFKARRDYFIPALDALGLSVPVMPDGAFYAWADCTQAAQKLGVSGSWDFAFELMKRAHLAITPGRDFGTADTGRFVRFSTANSMTQLQESIRRLQQLIG
- the cyoA gene encoding ubiquinol oxidase subunit II; this encodes MSKTKETRIPAWLGAAALTALLTGCSKAVVLNPAGDIAAQQGQLVITATLLMLIIIVPVIFLTLLFAWKYRQSNTEARYEPEWHHSTSLELVIWTVPLLIIIALGALTWISTHKLDPYRPLDRISETKALDPNVKPLEIQVVSLDWKWLFFYPEQGIATVNEVAAPVDRPILFKLTSSNTMNAFYVPDLAGMIYTMPGMQTELNAVINKEGEFKGMSSHYSGAGFAGMTFKFKGLSDEDFGKWIAKAKTEGKPLDSATYLNLAKPSERNPVERFSAVDEGLYNKVLNRCVEEGKMCMHHMMAIDAAGGEAYLKAAGLNLPQDVCTVQNADSVVALLDSQRTQAAAAVQ
- a CDS encoding MFS transporter, coding for MSSGSVAFPVPRNEDANSLSRAHTDEDVTPNEIAVGVIIGRSSEYFDFFVFGIACVLVFPFTLFPFMSRLDGTLMAFAIFALAFVARPVGTAIGMAVQRRWGRGTKLTLAMFTLGVCTVGMAFLPTYHSVGSSAIVVLIALRIGQGLALGGSWDGLPSLLAMGVPRDKRGWYAMIGQLGAPLGFIIAAALFAYLYSSLPVSEFLDWGWRYPFFVAFAINVVALFARLRLVVGQSYADALQASELEPVSVTEVMSGQGRNVLLGAFAALSSLALFHLVTVFPLSWISMYSQQSVVDVLEVQIMGAILAAGAIVISGVIADKMGRRNLLGTMAVMIGLYALIAPWMLKGGAVGNNAFILIGFILLGLSYGQSSGTVTNNFTSDFRYTGAALSTDLAWLIGAAFAPLVALGLSAKWGLGAVSLYLLSAVVCTLLALRINRVLEQRDN